CAAACTCCTCCGCAAGGAAGCGAAGCTCTCGCAGGCGGAGCTTTCCGCGCTGCTCGGCGTGCACCAGACCGCCGTCTCGCAGTGGGAATGCGGCCGCACCGCGCCGGACGTCCGCTCGCTCAAAAAGCTCGCGGCGCTCTACTCCGTGACGATCGAAACGCTGCTCGGCGGCGGAGAAGCGCCGGTCGAGGCCGCCGATCCCGGGAAATACGAGGAGGTGCGCAGACGCGTCCGCGTCACGAGCCGCCGCGTGCCGATACTCGGAAGCGTGCAGGCGGGCGCGCCCGTCAGCGCGGTCGAGGATATAGTCGGCTACGTCGCGCTCGACGAGGACTTCGGCGGCGAAGACGGTGAGTATTTCGCGCTGCGCGTCCGCGGCGACAGCATGGAGCCGCGCTTCATGGAGGACGACGTCGTGATCGTGCGCCGCCAGGACGACGCCGAAACCGGCGACGTGGTCGTCGCGCTGACCGGAGACGAAGCGACGATAAAGCAGCTGCGCAAGCGTGACGACGGCGTGCTGCTGATGCCCTTCAACCGCGCCTACGAGCCGCTCTTCTTCACCGGCGCCGAAGCCGAATCCCTCCCCCTCCGCATCCTCGGCAAGGTCGTGGAATTAAGGGCGAAGATATGAGGCGCGTTCCGCAGGGGCGACGCCCCCGCGCCTTTCGCCCGCGCCTTTCGCGCTCACGTCTGTCATCCCGAGGGCGAAGCGTGGTTCGCGCCCACGCC
This Clostridia bacterium DNA region includes the following protein-coding sequences:
- a CDS encoding helix-turn-helix domain-containing protein; translation: MPRNVPGNNLKLLRKEAKLSQAELSALLGVHQTAVSQWECGRTAPDVRSLKKLAALYSVTIETLLGGGEAPVEAADPGKYEEVRRRVRVTSRRVPILGSVQAGAPVSAVEDIVGYVALDEDFGGEDGEYFALRVRGDSMEPRFMEDDVVIVRRQDDAETGDVVVALTGDEATIKQLRKRDDGVLLMPFNRAYEPLFFTGAEAESLPLRILGKVVELRAKI